DNA sequence from the Saccopteryx leptura isolate mSacLep1 chromosome 4, mSacLep1_pri_phased_curated, whole genome shotgun sequence genome:
CCTCCAAGAGCTCCTCTTGGGTGTGAATGGGACCTTTTGGGACTCTGCAGTGACTCACTGCTTTGTAAAGTGGTTACTCTTTTACTACGACTGGCTCTTTGCTTTTCCAGACACAACAGTTGGGAGCCAGAGGAAAATATCTTGGATCCACGGCTGCTCCTGGCCTTCCAGAAAAAGTGAGAAAGTCACAGCAGTGTGGGAAGAGGGAGAATGCTGGGAGATTCAGTGACCTGTGGACACAGTCATGCTGGGCAGTGCTGGTGGTCCATGGGCCCTGGGCTTGGGTTGTGGTCTGAGGTCCCATACAAGCTGTCACCAGGGTTTTTGCTGCCATCTCCATGGCTCTTTATAACGGTGGAGCAAGATATAGGGTTTGTAGGagtccctcctcttcttcccttgcTGGCCTGTGCTGTGTCTAGACCTATTGAGTCACTGAATAAGAGCTACTTTTGGTCTTTCTGAGAACCAGAATTGCTAAAATGAACCCTCTCAATTCATGAATAGTTCTGATTTCTTGTTGCCTTTTCTGTGGAGTAATTTGCAAACAGAACTGATAAACTAGGGCAGCAGATTTGCCATAAAAATGTGGACTTGGCCTTTCCTCCCTGCACAAGGGTGGCACTGAGCAGGAGACCGCTCAGAGAGGGAACTGGAACATGTAGCACAATAGTGAACCAGTTATGGTATCTATACctagaatgtttatttttccaaaactgaTGGTACTAAGGAAGTGCCGTGGTGGCCCCTTGGCCAGAGGGGCAGCATTTGCTTTTGTAATTCTGTAATTGTATTTTTAGGTAGGTGATTTGGGTTAGGAGAGGGGCTTTGAGATGCTCAAGAAAAGGGATAAGTGGTGGGCCTACCAGGAGACCACACAGACAGCTTCACAGTCTCACAGCCCACGGAGATGCAATTACAAAATGTCTTAAGATAAATAGACTAGAATGGGACAATTAGCAATGTTGATGTCTGCTGTGTTGAGGCATCAAGGACTGACCTTTGACCACCGTGAGTTCTTGGTGAGGCACTACTAAAACAAATACTTCAGTATAACAACTCGAAATACTGGGTACTATGGACGAATGGGCCACCCCATCCGGGCACAAGAGGCCAGAAGTGCTATTCTTTGGACCACACGTGGTGGGGAAGGTTTGCTGAGGATTGCCTGTTGATAGAGGCAGATAAATTAGTTGCTCAAAAGCTGTTCATGCTGAGGTCAGCCTGACCAGCTAGTTCTCAGGTGGCTCAAGCTATGGTCATGCTTATCACTTTAGCAGGACATTTTGTGTCTTCTCACAAAGGGCCATGGCAATAGGGTAAAAGTAAAGGTGGTCTTAGGCAGGGTGAGAAAATGAGGTGAGTGCAGACTTGCCCCAGTACCTTTGGGAAAGCTTAGTAACCTCATTGTCTGCTATTTTTTATAACTTAGGTCCTACAagcctggaggggaggggagctggtGCATTTCTCTGCAAGACAGTGCCCTAACTGTCGAGAGAGCGTGTGTTCCTGACTTCAGTTTGGTTATGGAGTGACAAACAAAAACTGGGGTTGGCATATCTCTAAGAGGGAGATGAGTTAAAGCCATGAGGTGGTCTGGGTTACATCCTGGTGGAGAGAAAACTAGGGAGGTGGGTGCTATGCTCTCCCATAAACCAGAAAGATTCTACTGGGAGCTGTCAGTTATTTGCTTGGTGTGGGGGTGTGGCCTTTGGATGTATGGAGAAGTGTAGAGTTGGGGAGGAGACCCACAGGGCGCTCCTGTCCTGTTAGACAGGTTGGGGCTGCGTTGGGAGTATCAGCTCCATCTGATTGTATTAATTGGATTCTTTTAAGAAATTACCTTCTGGGCCCCAGTGATGTGAAGTGATGTTTACCCATTTTAATTACCAGGAAACTTCTTCAGGTAGATCCTCTTCCCTGGGAGTTAGCCTGAAACAAGCTTTTTCTAGGGTAGGCTATAACCCTCTCTTGGCTTTGTAGCCCTGAATCATGGGGCTGGTTAAAGGTGTCCTTTAGGCTTTGAGCCCAGCTCCTGTGGAGTCTGCTTTCAGTACTTAGTCTAGAGCAGAGTCCGTAGACAGAGGAATCTTAGAAAAGGGAAGCGAAGACAGGACTGAGCCAGGGCACTAGTTCTGGGAAGACCAGAGTGCAGAACCAGACTGGAGCCCTTAGTTCCCTGTGCTCCTTGGATGATGAGATTTTGTGTGGGCATTGGAGGTtggggagtgggggcagggaggtgcCTGGGGTCAggtcctctctccctgccctggaCTCCTGTTTGAGATGAGGGGATTGGGCCACGTGACCACAAAGACTCCTTTTGATAGCCGAGTTTCCACAAAGCATTCTGCCTGCAGAAAGTGGCCTGGGTTAGCACTGGGTTTTAAATGGAGTCGGAGAATCCTAGAGAGGTATTCATTTCCTAGAATTGCTTGAATTCCTTTGACTTGTCTTTACTCAGCACAAATGAAATAGATGGATGTAGAAATATTACCCTGCAGTGAAACAGGTGTGGACCTGCACCCAGTGAAACTGGTGATGAGTTACCCTGAGCTTGGCTGGAATGCCCAGGGGTGTTTGAAGCCGTGGGGTTCTGTGCTGCAGAAAGGAGAGGGCCTGACTGGTGATTGTCCTCAGGGAACACGAGAAGGAGGTACAGAACCGGAAGAGAGGCAAGCGGCCCAGGGGCAGACCGAGGAAGCACATGGTGATGTCCTCCTGCAGTCGGCACTCCAAGCTCAAGGTGGGTGCTTGAGGGTCCTGATTTGGCTGCTTACCTTCCAGCACTCAGGCAGAGTGTAGGGTGGAGGAAGGGGGCTTGAGGGCTTTGGGAATTGAGACCATGGCCTTCTGCCTCCTTCCTTGCTGCCACTCAAGCCTCTGCCAGGGGCAACAGCAAGCTCCGAGCTCCTGCCCCTCCTAAGCTGGTCATTCCTTTGCTGCCCACTCTGTACTTCTTTCTACTGGATAGCACAGTCACACTTGGTTGCTGACCATTATTCTTTGACACCCCCAGTGGCTTATGGGAAACAGGAGAATAGGAAACATGCACACAGTAGGTGGTCATTGGTTTGCCAAGTAGATGCAGCTAATTGGGCAGCCCACAGGTACACACCTGGAGTCTGCGGCactgcccctcccttcctccaacaGTTCAAAGGCAAGATGAGGTTTGGGGTCCTGGCCGCAGTCTTGCATGTATTTTGATTCCTTTCTTGAGGGCACTGCTCCAGGATCCAGAAACCACACCCTGTGGCCAAGAGCTCAGTCACTTCTGTGTAAAACCTCCCTTTCAGGAGGCAGTGGAGAGCTTGCCTTCAGTCTGTAGAAGCTGGCACCACGGAGACCTGAGCAATAGGAATGTGCACTGAGCATTTGTGGTGGCGCCTCAGAAACTTGGGAAGACAAGTGGTTGGTTTTCCTGTGTGCGGAAGGTTCCAAAGGGGTCAGATTTGGAAATGGAGAGATTGCAACAGGTGTCCGCTTGCTTTAGGTGACAAAACCCTTGTGCACACTTTTCATTTGACTCTTAATCTTTATGAGACATGTAAATTGTGTTGCTCTGAATTCCCCTTCTGGAATTGTCTGCCAGGAAGCCAGAGCTAAGCTTCTGTTCCCTTGAAAGCTAATacaggaggtccttgggttacgacacagttctgtttctatgacagtgacataactagaattttggtgtaagtcgaaacgtACCCTAGcaataacacaaacagaacacttgtacttttaacagtctaaaatggtgtaggtaagcaaACTGGGGATGCCAACTCTCTCACTCATAGGCCGTGTATGAATAAGAAGAATACTGTGTATTCTACcacacgcaaccaaactagttcgcccacatagCCTGTAAGTACTATGCTAatggcgtaagccaaaacactcagtttcaattttcttaaggTTTCCCTGAAGTGGGCATCATAAACTTGAGACTTGTTTGTTGAagctgttgtaacccaaggactcccTGTAGTGTCCAGATGGTGTATATGCTTGTTTCTTAATTGTTCAGACTTATTTCATGAACCACCAGTTTCTTATTTCTAATTGTAAATACATTTCATGGAATTTCATTAGGGACATTATACATGGTTTCTGGAACAAAGTGGTAAGAAATTGCTCCCTTCCACCTTGCTTCTAGTGTGAAAGCAACAGGAGGCACTGGCTTCAAGGTGTCTGACACTTCCTGGGGAAAGTGCATTCTAGACCCTGGGGAACAGGCTACCGGAGGGGTGACACCTTCCCTTTGTGTTTGCAGGAACCTGACACCACCTCAAAATGCAGGTCTAGCAGCTCCTCCTCGTCTTccacatcctcctcctcttcctcagacGAAGAGGATGACAGTGACTTAGATGCCAAGAGGGGCCCCCGGGGCCGTGAGACCCACCCAGTGCCTCAGAAGAAAGCCCAGATTCTAGTAGCCAAGCCTGAACTGAAGGACCCCATCCGGAAGAAGCGGGGCCGTAAGCCCCTGCCCCCAGAGCAGAAGGCAGCCCGGAGACCCGTAAACCTGGCTAGAGTGCTGAAAACCACCCAGAAGGACCTGGGGGCACCAGCCAGCAAGCTGTCTGCTCCACTCAGCGCACCTGTGGCCGGCCTGGCAGCCCTGAAGGCCCATGCCAAGGAGGCCTGTAGTGGCCCCAGCACCATGACCAGCCCGGAGAACTTGGCCAGCCTGATGAAAAGTGTGGCCAGCAGCCCCAGCCGGGGAGGCATCAGCTGGCAGAGCTCCATCGTGCACTATATGAACCGCGTGAACCAGAGCCAGGCCCAAGCCGCCAGCAGGCTGGCACTCAAGGCCCAGACCACCAGCAAGTGCAACCTTGGGCTGGACCTCAAGGTGAGGACGCAGAAGGGGGAGCTAGGGTTCAGTACCCctggaagcaaagtctcaaaggCCCCCAGTGGCAGGGCTGTGGAGCAGAAAGGGGGAAGTACTGGGGGTCCCACACACATCTACAGCAGCAACAAGGTCCCTGCTGGTTGCCTGGGCCCCCAGCCTACACCCACCCAGGAGCTGAGCCTCCACATCTTGGACTTACAAAGTGTGAAGAATGGTACACCTGTTGCTCATCATGCTGCAGGTACCAAAGGTGTCCCTGCCATCATTCCAGGCACTGGGAAGGGTGCTGGAGCTGGCCCCACCTCAGGGAATGGGGCTGGTATGCTGATTGACACTAGCAAGAGCGAGAAGCTGGCCTCCAGGGCCACAGCTCTGCCCACCCCTGCAGGCAAGAGGGACTGTGTCAAGGGCAGCACGGCCCCCGGAGGGCAGGAGGGCCCCGGAGCACCAGGAGTCCCAGGGGACGCACGCAAGCCAGCTGTGCTGTCTGAGATGAGCACAGGAGAGGAGAACAGCAGCTCCGACTCGGATCCTGACTCAGCCTTGCCCCCCAGCGCTGAGCAGAACCTGTCTGTGTCCGTACAGACCAGCCAGGACTGGAAGCCCACCCGCAGCCTCATAGAGCATGTCTTTGTTACCGACGTCACTGCCAACCTCATCACAGTCACGGTGAAGGAGTCCCCCACCAGTGTGGGCTTCTTCAACCTGAGGCATTACTGACACTGACTGCTACTGGCAGGGcctcccctgcccttctctggcCTCTGATTTTGCTTCAGTAAATGACCTGCACCCCAAACTCTCTTCAGGTGCTGGGTGGCCCCCCTGAAGGGCAGGCTTGGAAGGCCTTCTGGATCCTGGCCCTGCCTGTGACTTCGGGCCAGGGCGGTACCTTGATGCCTTGCCGGGGCCGGGCCTGGCCCCATtcctacctctgggccttacttccCATTGGCCTCAGGAAGTCTGGGCACTCACCTGCGGCTCGAGCCAAACCTCTGAAATATCCTCCCTGcctgtggtggcagtggtggtcaGCTCTCCTCCTGATTTCCCAGGGTTACAGATGTTCAAGGAGGGAGCTTCTGGTCCAACTTAGCTGTTCTGCTCACTGGTGATGAGGGtgtattgggggtggggaggcagggcccAGAGAACTGTGCCAGGGAGGAATGACATCCATTAGAAGTTGGGGCAGGGGGGAGCACAGCAGAGGCTTTGCTGATCAGCGCTCCCCCCCCTCAGAACTGTACCTGAGCTGTCAGAGGTGGAGGGACTTTACCTCCCTATTCTTGTTCCAACCCCTGACAGCTGAGGGCTGTGGCCTTAATGTGAAAGGACAGATCTTGGAATGGAGAGAGGCAGTAGCCGGGAATCCTAGAGAAGTTGGTGTTGGCCATCTAACCCTGCAGATAACGGCTGCAGCTCCCAAACCTGGAAGTTCTGCTGGGCTGGGAAGAGTGCAGGTCCCGGAGCTGTTCTACCTGAAAACCCTCTGAGTTGGGGGAACTCCAGCTGCCTTCTTTTCTGCCAGCATGTACCAGGACGGCCTAGTCCCGATTTGGGCCTCAGAAACTGCCCCCAGCCTGCTGGGTACACAAGGGTCTTGCCGTGGTTCCCACCCATGGTGAGGCCCCACCTTCCCTGACAATCCCCCCCCATCTCTGGGGTTCCATGTCCTTCCCAGCTGAGAAGCTGTCTCTGTACCATTTGGGAAGTGGAACAAAATTAAGAGTGTCCCACCTGGCAGACGGCCCCCAGAAATGCCAGATCTGCTGGCCCAACTGCTGCGCACCACACCCCCCAGATGGTTGGAGAGCTGCCCTAGATGGTTTCTGACCAGCGTCAGGATTGCTGTCATGGGGTGGAAAGATGGGTCAGCGTGTGGGGTTATTAGGTGTTTATGTTGCCAAAAAGAAAAGTGGGGCTTTGGGGGGACTCTTTTTGTTCCAGACTTTGGTTAAAGTCAGCCAGCCAGTTGGGGCTTTCCTTTATCTCcatagccttggctgcaggcagGAGAGAGCTCGAACTTAACACAGTGGGCTGTGGTTTCTGGAGGGGTGGGCCTGCTACACCGGCAGCCTCCTGGGCCCCCACCCACCATGCCAAATGGGAAACATGGCTTTTGTGTAGCCAAATCAAGTTCAGCGGTGTGTCTTTGGAGACAGCCTATGTCCAGGACCTCATTGAGAGACATCCAAATGAAGCTTTTGAGATGGTGCCCACTTTGGCAGTCGAGGGTTTGGGAATCTTGGACAACCAGACTGAAATAAGAAAGGGGAGGGTTCTCCACTCCTGTCCTCATACACCCAGCTGTCCTCTGGGTGTGACTAAAGGGGCTCCTCCAGGTTTCTCCCCCACAGAGTAGCTGACGGCCTCCCAAATTCTGCAGCTCCTTTCCTGCCTGCTACCCCACTGCCTTAAGGCTGCAAGGCCAGGCCAGCAACAGCTCCCCCTAGCCTATGGGGCCACCCTAGGCTTCAGGGGCTGTGGGCGGACCTGACATTCCCAGCAGCCAGGTCTCCAAACCCAACTTGGTGCCTTTCTGTTTACAGGCTATTTCAATCCCAAAGTTTGAATCCGCAAACACCTTACTCCCAGCCACTTTGCCTTCTTGGTATGTTGTGTGTTTTTCTTGGTGCTTGTCACTCCAAGCAGTTTGTGTTGAAAAGGgtacatgtgtacacacatacacatgcaggtGTGATGATCTTTGCTGGAGTTGGACCAGATGTCCGGAACTGGTCATGTTtaccaataaataaaagtagtaatGTTTTATTTGCGTGCGTGCGTGTCTGTCTGTCTAGGTCTAGGCATTAGTCACATCCAACTTGAGATTACCTTTTCCCCCGTGGGTTTGTACTACACTGAATATCACAATGTGCATTGAAAGGGTATTGAATACTGTCATCTCTTTCTGTTTGCTTCCATAATTGATAGGAAAGTGGCCAGTTCTCTTTTGCAGAGAATttggcattttatatttttttttggtgccaAAAAGAGTTCCTTGTTTTAGTTACACAGAATTTTGACCTGAGATGGCTGTGGGCCTAGCTAGAGGTTCCATTAGGGGGAAATCTGGAAGAAGGACCGGCGCCAATCAATGGCTTGattagtgtttgtttgtttgtttgttttttaattcatttataccACTTCTAATTGCTTTCAACTATGgctgtttttctttctgggtATAGTCCTGATAGGTCAATATTGtgagttcagtccctggtcagggcacgtacaaaaatcaactaataaatgcataaataagtggggcgacatcgatgtttctctctaaaataataattttaaaaattgatatttccCTAGGAAACAAGGTATTAGTTGAAATAGGAGAGTGGCCCAGCCACCATGTTCAAACAGGACCAACCAGTTAAAGGAAATGCCTCCCCCTGGAAGCCCACAATGGCTTGGGAAAGGGAGTAGGATAAGGGGAGAGGGAGCGCCTAGGTGACCAGATTTGTGCTAACATGCATCTAAAAATTACGTgcattttctagtatttttggGAAATACTAGCAATAGGTTGCAGACTTTTTTAGAccaatgttaatttattttgcagGGAAAGAGCAAATGTGTTGAAAGATCCTGTCTTTTTGTAGtttgccaaatttttttaactttttcagttTGTATGTTGTAAGTGGTGCCTGGAAACAAGTCTCACACTTTGCCTTTCTGGAGGTAAAATACAGTCCAACACAACTGAAtaggataaaataaaaagggttaGGGGATAGACTAAGCCACTTCCCTGGggtgcagaaaaatattttttctaagcaAAGTtatccccaaggttgccagcttgagcacaggctcatctggtttgagcaaagctcaccagcttggacccaaggtctctggctgaacaaggggttacttggtctgctatagccccagggtcaaggcacatgagaaagcaatcaatgaacaactaaggtatctaAGCAAAGTTATGGGGTTGATTATAAAAGTGAGTCCCTATACCGTTTTACAAAAGGTGATTTGGCACCCCAAAGGACATGTGGAAATGTCAAGATAAttctggttgtcacaactggggtgTGGGCAGTGGGGGGCAGGGGTGAGTAGTTGCTACTGGCATCCAGTGGGGAGAGACCAGGGATACTGCAATACATCATAAACTCACTTTGAGGCATCTCCCAGAAACTGATATTTTAGGTTAAAACAAcccaaaattgcctgacctgtggtggcgcagtgggataaagcgttgacctggaacactgaggttgccggttcgaaaccttgggcttgcccggtcaaggcacatatgggagttgatgcttcgtgctcttctccctctctctctctctctctccccccccctctaaaaatcaataaatataaataaataaaacttaaaaaaaaaaaagaacccaaaattcctctctgcccccaccccctctctcataTCCATAGACTATGTTAGGAAGTCACAGCCCCTCGAACCCACCACATGTGGTAATACTCCAAAAGGACAGAGCTATAAAATTGTGGAGAAGCTGCTGCAAAGTCAAGTAGCTTTGTATGGGCAGGGCTACTACTGCAAGGATGCCCAACCCACTGATGAATTGTTTACTAAGTAACCAGTCCTGGTCCTTTAAGTCCTGCATCACCCTCTGCAtgaatttatttatgaatttcagCTCCCAGGGAAAATCGACCTCCTTTGAAATGAAGTTGGGCCAAGATGTTGGCTGCCACCAGTTGGAAGGCTAGTTGGGGCAAATGCCTGAATGTTTTCGTTCAGGAAGAGGTTCCGACTGTAGCTAGACATTCAAACCCAGCTCTGCGGATTTGAAATCACATTCTGGCTGAGAAATCTGCTGGCATGTTTTCTTTATTGCTCCTTCAGAGGCTGGAACCGTTCTCGTTTTGTTTTGGAAGTGGACAGGGACAACCCTAGCCTTCCTGTCCTGGGGTGTTTGAAAGTTGCAGAAAGGGCTGGCTATGTCCAGGAAGGAGCAGACTGGCAGAGTTGCAGCCGGCTCTGCCCCCCAGTGGCGAGCTAGACTTTCCTGGATGTAATTTCTACAGAGCCTGGGCCAGAAGGGTGCGGGCCTGGTCCACACCGGCCTTTGTTTTATGCGCTGTTGATCTGGTTGCctaatacacagcctttccagaAGAGTGGGCCGGGCTGCCAAGGCGCCTGGCATGATCGGTACGTCCAGACTCCAAGACGTGGATCCGGCAGACTGGacactgcccttcctcccctccactTCCCGGCTCGAGGGCCTGGCTGCAGGAACAGTAGAGGGGACGTGCACTGTGCCCACTCTTGCGCGCTTCTGGGTGGGGGAAAGGAGGCATTCCCTGCTCCTTTCGGGACCCAGAAAGTCACGGTCGGCCCGGGGAAGGGGTGGGTACCCGAGAGAGGGGGAAGACCATCGCCTCTAGAGGGCGCCCGCGTCCCGCCAAGTGCGGGCCGATGGCTCTCTGGACACGCGGGGTAAATTCCTTAGTCCAGTCTCGGAGCTGCCCCGGGAACCGAATTGCACTACTCGTATTCCAACTATTCCAAGCAAGCCAAGAAGCCTCCGCTTTCCAAGTATCTGGAAAAGAGCCCCGGCCACAGCCCAGAGCCTCTTTCCCCGCATCCAGGCCCATGAGGTGCAGCCTCGACAAGAACTGAGTGCCCCGTCTCAGACACCAGCTGTGTATAAGGCCTCCTCTGGGCCTGGAGGACTTTTCGGTGAGAAGTCAGAgtaggtgccccccccccccccaaaaaaaaaaagttctgggatAGGACTGCTTACCGTCGAGTCTTCCGTGCACAGCAAAGGGCCTCAACTGGGATCTATGAGCTGTAAGCACCAAAGGAATAGGAAAAAGGACCCGACCCGACGCTCTTGAAAGAGCCATTAACATTCCAGTTCAACCAATGTGTGTACTGGATCAGGCTCCATGTGGGCGGCGGCTGCATGAGCCAGCCTTGCCCTCGGGTCGCAGGGGTGTGGGCGATGAGAGGTGGCACTGTAACCTGAAGCATCCACACCTAGTCGCTTTCCTGGAGAATCTGTCCAGGGAACAGAAATCCGCCTTAGGAGCTCCGAGTCAAAGCCAGGGTTGGTGGTGGCCAGCAACAGGAGAAAGGGGGCAGTCGCCACCCGACTATCTCCCTAAGCACGAGCCCACTGCGCCGCCCCAACACCCAGGAACCAACCGACACGGGAGGGAGTATTGGCCGCGCAGTGGAGCCATGACTTGGGAGCTGATAGTTCGCTGTGACCCTCAGCAGGTTACCCCACTCCACCCCCGCGCGCTGACTTAACCCGCGGCAGGCGCAGCCCCTCTCTTTCAAAGTGTACTCAGCCTCAATGCTCCTAGACCCCAGCCCCGAACCCGggtcactctctccctcctgcgtcctcccacGCAGGTCACAGAACTGGGGGAAGAAGGCGGGTAGAGCTCCGCCAAGGGCTGGATCATGACTTGTTGGCTAAGGACAGTAGATACGGAAGAGAACGCCTGCCCACGCCCCTCCCTTTGAGCTCTGTCAGTGCGCCTAGATCTGGGCTTCTTCGCGGGGCGACGTCTACGAAGGGCAATGGCGGTGGAATTGGGTTCCATGCGATGGCCACTTTGGGGATCCCGAGGGCGGTTCTTCTGTGTGGGTTTCACGACCCCGCCCCCACTAAGGCCAGAAAGGGGCCCCGAACCCCTCACCCCAAACCCCGTGTTCTGGTCTCTCCCAGAGCGGGCTTCGCCCAGCATTGGAAGTTCCAACCCCAAAGAAGACTAGGGACGCAAAGGCTGTGGGGGCTCCCCGGGAGGCGCGGGACTGCACTGAGGCAAAGCCAGGTTCACTAATCACATCAGCTCGCTCTGCGCCGGCTCGGAACAGTCAGTTGCCTAGCAATACCCGTGAATTCAATTCTTCAATCAATAGGCGTGAGGCGCTGCGTTTCGGGGAGCGCTGGCGAGGCTTGGGTGGGTCTGGGGGTCAGGTCCCACGACAGGCCTGGGGAATAGGCTGGATGGCCAGGGGAGCGCGGCTACAGGGAACCCAGGCCTCGAGAATAAGCGGTGTCGGTGTCGGGCCTGGATGTGGGGCTCTCGGGGGGGAGGGAGACTCACCAGACAAAAGGGGAACGTTAGAGGTCGCGGCCATCCTCCTGCGGTTCCCTAGTTCTGCTCGGTCCCAGAGAAGTGCATTAGGTAGGTGAGGAAAGCCACGACCTCTCTCCAGGAGGTAGGGAGGGCCATATCCCGTTCCCTCCCACACCCacttatctcccccccccccccccccagttgttGGAGTTCCTCCAGAAGGGGAAGGCCTTTGAGGTCGGGATGGCACCAGGCTGTTGGGGGCAAGAGGTGGTGGGTAATAAGAGAGGAGGGAAGTGTCCCTCTCTTCCCGAGtaacataaaaaaggaataaaacagactctatttacaaattata
Encoded proteins:
- the CBX2 gene encoding chromobox protein homolog 2 → MEELSSVGEQVFAAECILSKRLRKGKLEYLVKWRGWSSKHNSWEPEENILDPRLLLAFQKKEHEKEVQNRKRGKRPRGRPRKHMVMSSCSRHSKLKEPDTTSKCRSSSSSSSSTSSSSSSDEEDDSDLDAKRGPRGRETHPVPQKKAQILVAKPELKDPIRKKRGRKPLPPEQKAARRPVNLARVLKTTQKDLGAPASKLSAPLSAPVAGLAALKAHAKEACSGPSTMTSPENLASLMKSVASSPSRGGISWQSSIVHYMNRVNQSQAQAASRLALKAQTTSKCNLGLDLKVRTQKGELGFSTPGSKVSKAPSGRAVEQKGGSTGGPTHIYSSNKVPAGCLGPQPTPTQELSLHILDLQSVKNGTPVAHHAAGTKGVPAIIPGTGKGAGAGPTSGNGAGMLIDTSKSEKLASRATALPTPAGKRDCVKGSTAPGGQEGPGAPGVPGDARKPAVLSEMSTGEENSSSDSDPDSALPPSAEQNLSVSVQTSQDWKPTRSLIEHVFVTDVTANLITVTVKESPTSVGFFNLRHY